The following DNA comes from bacterium.
GGCGGCGCCGCCCAAGGCGCGGCGCCGCCGGCCGCGCGGGTAACCGTTACACCGGGTTGATCCAGAATGCCTGCGACCACGCGGTCGCGGGGACGCCCATCCGGGTCGTCGTGCGTCCGGCGCACTCCACCCTGACGAATTGCTCATCGCCCGCCGGCTCGTAGGTGGCGGACGGACCGGACAGCTCTGCGCGGACCGCATCCGACGCGTCGAGAAACCGGATCACCGGCGCGTCGGTCCGGACGGCGATCGCCCCGTCCCGCACGCCGAACTCCGCGGCCGGTCCCGTCGACGCGTAGAAGGCGAGCGAGCGCAGCGCATCGAGGAACGTCCCCGCCGCCACGTCGGGCGTCTTCACCATCACCCACCCTGTGTTGAGATCCCGCCGGCGGTGCAGGTCGTCCGCCGCCACCGCCCCGACCGCGCCCGCGGGTCCGCGGCGCCGCAGGGCGGCCGTCCAGCGTCGAAGATCGGCGCAGGTGCCGCTGTGATGGTTGCTGATCTCGACGAGATGGTAGCCGCGAAGCGCCACCATCTCGTCGGCCGACCAGCGCCCCGTCCACAAGTTGCCGCTCCAGGAGGGATGATGCAGCGACACGACGCCGCCCGCGGCCGCGGTCGCGTCGACACAGGCCTGCGCGCCGCGCGGCGCAAGCGATCCCGGCGCGCCGAGACGGCCCATGTGGGGCCCGAGCGGGCGGAACGGACGCGCGATCGTGGTCTCCACGCCGGGCAGCGCCAGAAACGCGTCGTCGTTGAAGTCCGCGCACGCCGTGACGCGATTGTGGTCGGTGAAGACCACGAAAGTGTACCCGGCCGCGCGGTAGCGCTCGAGCACGACGCGGGGGTCGTCGCTCCCGTCCGAGCGCGTCGTGTGGCAGTGCAGCTGGGCCTTGCGATAGGTGCCCGGCGCGGCGTACGGATCCGCGATCACGCCCGGGATTTCGGGCCGCGGCTAGTTGTGATCCTGCGCGGGCGTCAGCGCCGGTGCGTCGCCGGGCTGCGCGGGCGCGGATCCGGCGCCCGGCGTGCCGGGCCGCACAGCGGGGGCCGGCTTCACCGGGCACGTGATGTGGTATCCCATCCCGTCGAGCTCCGTGCACAGCGCGCCGATCCGCGCGGGCGTCTCCGGGTGGTCCTCGAACGCGCGGGCCAGGCCCGGCTGCGTCTTTTCTTGAGCCTGCAGCCGCTCGAAGAACGCGATCGACTGCGTCGGGTCGTAGCCGGCTTTGCGCGCGTAGATCACGCCGTAGTGATCGGCCTCGGACTCCTTGTCGCGCGAGAACTTGGCGTCGATCATGTTGCGGCCGATCTGGCTCAGGATGTATGCCGGGTATCCGCCGCCGAACAGCACCTGGGTCACGATCAACGCGCCGAACTGCAGCTCCATGTCCTTCTGTGCCAGATCCACCGCGTGGCGGTGCGCCACGTGCGTCGTCTCATGGCCGATCACGAACGCGAGCTCGTCCTGGGACTTCACAAACCCGAAGAGGCCGCGCGTCGCGAAGACGTAGCCCCCGGGCGCGGCGATCGCATTCACGCTGGTGTCCTTGAGAATGTGGTAGGTCCACGGCAGGTTGGGTCGCTCGGACACCGCGGCGAGCTTGTGCCCGAGTTCGCTGAGGTTCCGCGTGAGCCCCGGATCGTCGACGAAGCCCGGTTTCGCCCGCAGCTGCCGCTCGACTTCGCGGCCGATCTGGATCTCCTGCTGCTCGCTGACGCTGAAGAGCGCCGCGTTCGCGGCCGGCATCGGGCCCGCCACCGGAAACGCGCCCGCGGCCCCAACCGCGGCTGCGAGTGCGGCAATCGCGATCCGTCGAAAGTTGAACACGTCCGCCGTCCCCTCACGGTCCCTGACTTCGGACTGCCGTCTTGTTTCGTAACGCGCTCGCGCCGCCCCCGGTTTCCACGACCGGCGGCCCGCAAGTGGAGTCTTCCCGGAGCGGCCGATGGTTCCTATGCTAGAATCGTGGCCGTGAAGATCAAGGTCCGCCTGTTCGCCTCATACCGGGAAGCCGTGGGCGCCTCGCAGGTCGAACTCCCGCTGCGCGACGACGCCGACGGCGCCGCGCTGTGGGCGGCGCTCGTCGCCCGGTACCCCGGTCTCGAGACCCTCCCGCCGCCGTCCGGATACGCGATCGACGACGAGTACGTGAGCGGCAACCGCCCGCTCCACGGGGCCGCGGAGGTCGCGTTGATTCCGCCGGTCAGCGGCGGCGGTCAGACCGTGACCATCGAGCTGACGGAAGGGCCGATCTCCACGGACCGCGTGCTCGCGGCGGTCGCGGACCCGCGCGCCGGCGCGGTGGTGCTGTTCCTCGGGGTGGTGCGCAACAACGCGCGCGGCCGGCGCGTCGACCATCTGGTCTACGAGGCGTACGACGCGCTCGCCCGCCGGGAGCTCGAGAAGATCGCCGCGGCGGTCGCCGAACGCTGGCCGGTCACCCGCGTCGCGATCACGCACCGCACGGGCCGCTTGGGCGTCGGGGAGACCAGCGTCGCGGTCGCGGTCTCGGCACCGCACCGGGGCGAGGCCTTCGAGGCCGGCCGCTATGCGATCGACACGCTCAAGCAGACCGTGCCCATCTGGAAGAAAGAAGTGTGGGAAGGCGGCGCCGCGTGGATCGGCGCCGGGCGCTGACGCCTTAGGGCTCCAGCACCAGCTTTCCGAAGTGCTCGCTCCGCTCCATCGCTTCGTGCGCACGCCGCGCGTCTTCGAGCGGCCGCGCGTCGTGGACGACCGGACGCAGCCGTCCGGCCTCGACGAGGCGCAGGATCTCGTACATCGTCCCCTTGCCGCCCATGAAGGTGCCGCGGATGAGGAGCTTCCGCGCGAAGACGTAGCGCAGATCCGTCTGCGCGGTGAAGCCGCTCGTCGACCCGCACGTGACGAGGCGTCCCCCGCGGGCGAGCGCCTTGAGGCTCGTCTCCCACGTCGCCTGCCCGACGTGCTCGAAGACGACGTCCACCCCGCGCCGTCCGGTCAGGCGGCGCACCTCGTCGCCCACCTGCTGCGTGGCGTGATTGATGGTCTCGTCGGCGCCGAGGGCTCGGGCCCGTTCGAGCTTCCAGTCCGCGCCGGCGATCGCGATGACGCGCGCGTCGAATTCCTTGGCGATCTGGATCGCGGCGCTGCCGACGCCGCTGCCGGCGCCCCAGACCAGCACGGTCTCCGACGGCCGCACGCGCGCGCCGGCCACCAGCATGTCCCAGGCCGTCAGGAAGACGAGCGGAACCGCCGCCGCTTCACGAAAGGACAGCCGCGCGGGCTTCGGCAGAACGTTGGCCTCGGGCACGGCCACGAGGTCCGCGTAGCCGCCCGGGAGGTGCTCGCCGAGGATCGCGTACTCGCGGCAGAGGTTGTCGTCGCCGCTGAGGCACGCTTCGCAGTGGCCGCAGCTCAGCCCCGGGTTGACGACGACCGCATCGCCGGCCTTGCACGACGTGACGCCCGGCCCGACCGCGGCCACCTCCCCCGCCACGTCGCTGCCGAGCGTATGCGGCAGCGGCAGCTTCATCCCGGGGATGCCGCGCCGCACGTGGATGTCGAGGTGGTTCAACGCGCAGGCGCGCACGCGGACGAGCACCTGATGCGGCCCCGGAACCGGGTCCGGCGCCTCCTCGTAGGTGAGAACCTCGGGGCCCCCGTGCTGGTGGAACCGAACGGCACGCATCGCCGATCCTAGTTCTCGGTGCCGCCGGGGCCGCCCTGCGATGCCGCCGGCCTCGCCTGATCCGTTATACTGAAAACGTCGCCGATAGGAGGATGCCGCTGATGAGTTCGCGTACGCACCGCCGCCGCACGCCGTTCGCCGTCTCCGCCGCGACCGTCCTCGCGTTGTTCGCCGCGCTCCTCGCGGCCGGCGGGCTCACCGCACGGGCGCAGCAGGCGGGCTCGAGCTGGCGCAGCCTGATCCCCGGGCTCAAGGCGCAGGCCGCGCAGCACCCCGATCCCGAAACGTCCTACCGGCTCGCGATGGTGTACGCCCACGAAGGCATGCTGATCGACGGCTGGCACGTCTTCAAACAGATCGACCGGATGGTGGGCGGCGAATCCGGCCGGCCCGCGCTCGAGCGCCGCATCATTCAGCGCGCGTCCGCCGACGTGCAGAAGAACCCGAAGGATCTGCTCGCCCGGTACTCGCTCGCGTTTGCGTCCTGGGTGTCGGGCGATCACGACACGGCCTTCCGGGAGCTGCAGGAGGTGACCCGCCAGGAGCCCGGCAACGCGATGAACCACGGCTACCTCGGGTACGCGTACTCGACCCACAACGACGCGAAGAACACCGTGGCACAGTGGGAAGACGCCGTGCACCTCGACCCGAGCAACAGCGTACTGCACTACATGCTCGGCTCGGCCTACTACCGCACCGGTCGCAACCGCGACGCGGCGATACAGTTCAACCTCGCCTACCGGGACCGGACGCTCTACAACTACATCACGCGCGGCGAGGAGCCGTAACCGAGAACTCTGCATGTTTGTTCGCTTGTATGTATACATATAGTGCACGCGAGTTACACGTGGGTGCCGGGTGGGGTCTTATCGCGACTTGGAGTTCGACCGCAATTTCGGCGCGAGTTTGTGGAGCCTACACAATGGAAGGCTTCGGTGTAGCTCCGGACCCTGTCAACCGTAAATTGGTCCGAGTTCGAGGACTGGCCGTTTAGATCACGGCGGCGCTACCGTCGCCGGACCACCGCGCGCCCGGCGGCGAGCAGCACCCCCCCTGTGAGCGCGGTAATCGACCACGGCAAGCCAAACGCAAGGATCAACACCACGCCGGTCTCCGGCGGCAGTTGCGCGCCCTGCAGGACGCCGATGAAGCGGTCCGCGCCGATCCGCGTCCAGACCGCCCCGACAGCGGCGAGCAATCCGTAGCGCGCCATCGGTGGCGCCGCCCACGCCGCGACCAACCCGGCAATGCCGGGGGAGATCACGGGAAGCCACAGAAGCACGCCGGCAAACGGACCGGCGGGCCGGCCGTTCAGCGACGACCCCGACCCGGCGCTGAGCCCGTCGATCAACTCAAAGACCGCGGCTCCGATGATGACGGCCAGCACCCAGCGGCCGGCTGCGCGGGCCGGACCCCCCGGACCGGGGCGGGCGGTGCGGTTATGGCTTATCGTCGCTCTCGAGGTCGGTGAAGTGGGCGTGCGTCCCGCCCTCGGCGATGAAACGGCGGGTTTGGTAGTAGATCGTGACCTTGTCCGCGGTCAGCGTGCCCTGGCGGCGCGTCACGAAGGTGTGTCCCGTGAACACCGCGACCGACTTGGCGAAATCCACGTTCGCGACGCTCGAGGTGATCGTCGCCCCGTAGACCTCGGCGGTCACCGGGCCGTGGACCGTGGCCCGCTCCTGCTTCTGGTAGAACTCCACCCAGTCGCCGAGGATCCGCCCCACCCGGTTCGACGCCACGACGTGGCCGCTGATGACGCCGTAACGAGCGCCTTGATTGTAGACCAGGCGGTCGCCGTTGACGATGAGGTCGGGCGCCATGAACATCGTGATGTGCCGGTCGGCCACGAGCCGGCCGGCCCCACGGTCGGCGGCGATGCGGTCGGCCTGGAGCGCGTAGTCTTTCGTCTCCGCGCTCGCGCTGCCGGCCATGACGATCCTGCTCACCTGGTTCGCCTGGGTAAAGGTGACCGTGATGTCGTCCCCTCCCGCCTTGCCCTGCGTGTCCGTGAGGACGACGTGGCCCGTCAGCCGGGCCGTGCGGTCGTCGCGCCGGAGGCGCAGAACGTCGGCCGTCGCGACGCCGGTCTGGTACGTGAGCCGAACGTGGCCGCGGGCCGTCAGGCCCGTGCCGGTGTTCGCGAGCACGACCTCATCGGCGGTGATGTTGAGCGGACCTTGCAGGGCCGGGAACGGCTGCGCGCCGGCGGGCACCGGGGCCGCGCGCGCCCGCGGCGACGGGACGGCACCGAGACCGGCGAGGCTCAGCACGATCGCCGCGGCGCCCGCGAGGGCGCGCCGCGGGAAGCGGGACCGCGTCACCCGCGTCCGGCCTGGCTCCGGTCGGCGGCGCGGTCCTCCGGAAGCAGCGCACCGGCTCCGACCTCGCGGCACGCGGCGCAGTAGCCGTAGAACTCGATCCGGTGGCTGACGACGCCGAACGCGGGGTCGGTGAGCCCGGACTGCTCGCGCTCCAGCACCTCCGCCACGCGTCCCTGCGGCAGATCGACGACGGCGCCGCAGCGCAGACAGGTGCCGTGGTAGTGCGGCTGCGGGTTGGCGCAGAAGACGGCGCGCCCGTCGCCGTAGGTCAGCCGGCGCACGATCCCGAGCCGGCCGAGCAGCTCGAGCGTGCGGTATGTCGTCGCGAGGTTCACGGTGGGACACAGCGCGCGGGCGCGGCGGCACACGTCCTCCGCCGGCACGTTGATCCGCCCGGTGCTGAGCAGGCTCTGTAGAATCGCGCGGCGCTGCGGTGTGGCCCGGTAGCCCTGCCGCTCCAGCGCGCGGAGATGAGCCGCGACGCTGCCGGGCCGGCGGCGTCGGGGCGCGCGCCCGACGCCGCGGGCAGGACGGCCGCCGGCCGTGATCGCCGGCGACCGCATCCCCACTTTGTTGGACGGAACCGCCACGGCCGGCCGTCCGCTAAAAGAATTCCCGCCGCAGCGCGTCCGCCTGAGCCGACGTGAGCGGCGCGAGCGTGCGCTTCGCGACCGGACCAACCTTCAGCTCGCTGACCTGGTCCTCGTACGTCGGCTCGCCCTGGACCTGGTAGAAGATGCCGATCGGGATCTTGTCGCCCCATTCGTGCGCCTTGTGCCAGGCGGCGGTGCGGTCCGTCGGGTCGTGGCCGGCCTCGTCGAGCTTGTACACACGCTCGCGGTAAAAATCGTAGGTGTTGATCTTGTTGTAGATGACGCAGGGCTGCAGCACGTCGACGAGCGCGTAGCCCTTGTGGTGGATCGCCGCCATGATCAGTTTCGCGAGGTGCTTCGGATCGCCGGAGAAGCCGCGCGCCACGAAGGTTGCCCCGCCGTTGATCGCCGTCGACAGCGGGTTGAACGCGACCTCGATGCTGCCCTCCGGCGTGGTGCTCGTCTGGAAGCCGCGGGGGCTCGTCGGCGCGTACTGGCCCTTCGTCAGGCCGTAGACCATGTTGTTTTCGGCGATGTGGACGATGTCGGAGTTGCGGCGCAGCACGTTCATGAAGTGGTTGCCGCCGATACCGTAACCGTCGCCGTCGCCGGTCACGCAGATCACGTGCAGGTCGTGGTTGGCGAGCTTGGCGCCCATCGCGATCGGCAGCGACCGGCCGTGGATGGTCGTGAACGCGTTGGCGTTCAGGTAATCCGGCAGCTTGCTGCCGCAGCCGATGCCCGAGTAGAACATGACCTCGTTGGGACGAATCTCCAGCTGCGCGAGCGCACTCTTGACCGCGTTGAGGATGCCGTAGTCCCCGCAGCCGGGGCACCACGTCACCTTGATGGCGTTGTTGTAGAGCTTCTGATCAAGCATGGACCTTGGCCTCCTCGAGCTGCGCCAGAATGTACTCGGCGGACAGCGGGCGGCCGTCCCACCGCAGGATCATCTTGTCGGCCTTCCGGCCGGTCATCGCCCTGATGAGCTGCGCGAACTGGCCGGTCTGGTTGCCCTCCACCGCGACCAGCTGCCGCGCCGCCTCGATCAGCGGCGCCGCCTTCTTCTCCGGGAAGGGCCAGATGTCGCTGAAGTGCAGCAGGTTGGCGCGGCGGCCCTTGGCGTTGAGCAGGTCGACCGCCTCGCGCGTCGCGCCGTAGGTCGCCCCCCAGCCCATCAGCGTGATCTCCGCGCGCTCGGGCCCGTAGAGCGCCGGGGCCTTGAGGTCTTCCGCGATGTTGTGGAACTTGCGCATGCGCTTGCCGGCCATCTTCAGGCGGTTCGCGGCGTCCTCGTCCTCGAAATGGCCGTACTCGTCGTGCTCGTCGCTGCACGCCTGCTGCACGGCCTTGGGGTGCCCCGCGAACGCCCGAGGCGACACGCCGCTCGGCGTGTCCATGTAGCGCAGGTACGGCCCCGCGAGCTTGTCCAGCTGCGCCGGCGTCAGCAGCTCGCCACGGTCGATCGCGACCTTCTCGATCGGAAACTCCGACGGGGCAAGCGTCCGCATCGTGTTGGTCAGATAGAACTCCGTCATCACGATCACGGGACACTGCCACTTCTCGGCCAGGTTGAACGCCCGGACGGACGCGTCGAAACACTCCTCCTGAGTCCCGGGCGCCAGAACGATCCGCGGGAACTCGCCCTGGCTCGCGAAGAGCGCGAACAGCAGGTCGCCCTGCTCCGTCTTGGTCGGCATGCCGGTCGACGGCCCCGGCCGCTGCGCCTCGATGATCACGACCGGCACCTCCGCCATGCCGGCGAGGCCGAGCGCCTCCGCCATCAGCGCGAAGCCGCCGCCGCTCGTCGCGGTCATCGACCGCGCGCCGACGTTGCCGGCGCCGATCGCGAAGCAGATCGCCGCGATCTCGTCTTCGGTCTGCTTGATCACGATGTCGTATTTCTTGGCGTGCGCGGCCATGAACTCGAGGACCGAACTGGCCGGCGTCATCGGATACCCCGACATGAACCGGCACCCCGCGGCGATCGCGCCGACCGCGAGCGCCTGGTTGCCGTTGATCAGCATCCGGTCGGACCGGTCCGTGAGCGGGCTGACCTTCCAGTCAAACGACTTGGCGTAGCGCTCGGTCGCGATCCGGTAGCCTTCCCGCGCGACTTTGAGGTTGCCCTCGACCACCGCGTCGCCCTTGCGCTTGAAATTCCTCGTGATGACGTCGGCGATGAACTCGAACGGATACTCCACGATGCCGGCGAGCGCCCCGAGCCCGCAGGTGTTGGCCATGATCTTGTTGCCGCCGAGCTCTTGGGCGATCTTGGAGAGCGGCAGGCTGAACAGCTGCGCGCCGCGCCGGACCGCCGCGGCCGTGTCGACCTTGAGGCCCTCGTCGAAGACCAGCGCGCCGCCCTGCACGACGTGCTCCCCGTAGTCGGTGATCGCCTCCGGGCTGAAGGCCAGCAGCACCTGGACGCCCTCGTGGTGGCTCCAAAGCGGGCGCTCGGAGACGCGGATCTGGAAGAAGTTCAACCCGCCGCGAATGCGGGACATGTACTCGGGATAGGTATGCAGCCAGAGCCCCCCGTGGCTGAGGGCCTGCGCGAACCCGGCGCCGCCGGACTCCACGCCCTGGCCGGCCTCTCCTGCGAGTCGGATCGATAGATCGTTGACGAGCTTAGCCACGCCGCTTCACCCCCGTTGAAGGTTGGGCGTCCCGCCCCGAAAACTCCGCCCTCATGGAACGGCCCGGGACGGTCCGCCCGCTCACTTTCGCTCTTCTTCCTCCTGCCACATCGCCTCGAGCCGGCGATACTTCTCGGGAAACTCGCCGGTATAACGCAGGTACGCCGGAATCGGATACCGGACGCCGCCGCGCTGCGTCCCCCGCAGGCCCTCGACCAGTTCGCCCGCGAGGGCCCACGGAAACGCGAACGCCATCTCGTGGTCCTCCGTCTGGCCGAAAACACGGTCGCCGTAGCAGGGCAGGATGACCTGCGGCTCTCCGCTCTGCATCGTCTCGATCACCGCGTCCGCGCAGTCGAGCCGCGCGGAGAAGCTGCTGCGCAGCCGGCCGCCCCGCCGGTACAGCGCGGCGGCGACAAGCCGCATCACCTGCGCCGAGTTGCCGTACATGAGGCCGACGGCCGGCTCGAAGGTGGCGCGGCCGAGCGGCGCCACCAGGATCCGGTCGTACTCGCCGAGCGTAAACTTCGGCACCTCGGCCTCGGTCCTCACGGCGGCTTCCGGCGTTCCCACGTACATGCCGCACGCCAGGTTCCCCTCGGCATAGTACGGGAGCACCGGCTCGAACCCGAACGCCGTCTTCGCAAGCGGACAACTGAGATCGTCGCGGCCGACGGCGAGCGCCCAGCCGTAGCGGCGGGCGATCGAAAACGTCTGGCAGATCGCGACCTTGATGCCCATCTCCGACGGGGTGCGGACCTTGTCCGGCAGCGCCTCGCCGGCGCGCAGCATCCGGATCGCCAGCGGAAACGTCTGGGGCCGGACGTGCTGCTCGATCTCGGTGTTGACCTGCGCGGGGGTCGGCCCCGCGGTGGATTCCGTCTTCGCGCCGCCGTTCATTCGGCCTTGAGCAGCGCGTCGGCGATCTCGTAGAAGACACGCGCCGACGCGGCGTCCGGCGCGGCGGCGGTCACCGGCTGCCCCCGGTCCCCGGCCTCGCGGATCGCGGGGTCGAGCGGGATCTGGCCGAGCAGCGGCGCGTGCACGAGGCCCGCCAGCCGTTCGCCGCCGCCGCGCCCGAAGATGTAGACGGGCTCGGCGCCCGGCGCCGGCAGAAAGTACGACATGTTCTCGACCACGCCGACCACGGGGGTGTTGACCTTTTCCGCCATCCGCCCGGCGCGGTAGGCCACGCCGGTCGCGGTCTCCTGCGGCGTGGTGACGATCAGCATCTCGGCCCGCGGCAACGTCTGCGCGATCGTCAGCGAGACGTCGCCCGTCCCGGGCGGCAGGTCGATCAGCAGATCCTCGACGTCGCCCCAGTACACCTCGCCGAGGAACGTCGTGATCGCCTTGTGCAGCATCGGCCCGCGCCACATCACGGCTTCGTTCTCGTCGACCATGAAGCCGATCGACATCACGCGCACGCCGAAGCGCTCGAGCGGGATGATCATCTGGTCGATGATGGTCGGCTTGCCGTTGATGCCGAGCATCCTCGGGACGCTGAACCCGTAGACGTCCGCGTCGACGATGCCCACCTTGCGCCCGCGCCGCGCAAGCGCGACGGCCAGGTTGGTCGTGACCGTGGACTTGCCCACCCCGCCCTTGCCGCTCGCGATCGTGAGAATGCGCGTCGTGGAGGTCGGGGACAAGAGCGGCGACTGCTTCTGCGGTCCCGGCCGCAGCCGGCCGATGAGGGCCTGGCGCTGCTCCTGGGTCATCACGCCCAGCTGGACGTCGACGCTGTCCACGCCGGGCAGAGCCCGGACCTTGTCGCGGATCGAATCGGTGATCGTCTCGCGGAGCGGACACCCGCTGATCGTCAGCAGCGCGTCGACCTTGACCGCGCCGCCGCGAATCTGGACGTCCTTCACCATGTCGAGCTCGACGATGCTCTTATGGAGCTCCGGATCCATGACGTCGCGGAGCGCTTCGAGCACCTGCTCGCGCGTCACCGCGATGGACCGCGTCGCCATTCCGTGCCTCCTCGTGTTTCTACCGTCTCACCGGGCGCCCGCGCCCATGCCGCACCGCGCGCCTGCTTCCCGGCGCACGCTCTCGCTCTTCCCAAGCACGGGAACGGCGGCCGGGGTTGCTGCGCGTCGGGGCGCACCGACCGGACCGGTGAGAACAATTCTCAGCCTAGAACCAGAATAGTGTCGGGACAACGGCCTTGTCAATAAGACCATTGACCGGATGGGGATGAGATGTCAGGAATCGTCGGCCGGACCCGACGCGGGCCCACCGGCAGAGCCGCCTCCGGCGCTGCCCCGCCCGCGACGCCGCCGCCGACGTCTGCGGCGCGGCCCCTGGCCAGACGCGTCTCCGGCCGGCGTCTGCGCATGCGAATCGCCCGTCGCGGCATCGTGCGGCGGGCCACCCGTCTCCGGCGATTGCGGCGCCCCCGCCGGACGCTGTGACGCCGAGAATCGCTGCGGACGCGGTCTTCGCTGGGGAAACGGACGCCGCGGCCGCCGCGGGGCCGGTCCGGTGTTCGCCGCGGGTTCAACGGCGGCCCGCCCATCGACTGCCGCGCCGCCGGCCCCCGCCTCGGCGGCCGCGCGATCGTCCCTCGCGGCGTCTGCCGACGCGATCGCATCCTCGGCCGCGGCATCCGCGGCCTCGGCGTCCGCATCACCGGGAGTGGCGGCCTCTTTCGCCGCGGGCCGCGGGCGCCGCGACGGCGCGCGCCGCTCGGCGGCGAGGCGCAGCCGGTCCAGCATCCGCTCGACGTACTGGATGAGGAAATGCTTCGCCGCCTCGTCCGAGAGCATCGGAATACCGGGATCGGCTTCAACCCGGCAGGTGAGCACTGCGCCGTCCTCGTCGGTCTCGATCTTGAACCACTGGGAAAACCCCCGCAGCGTCCCGCGCACCTGCGTGATCTCGAGACTGTGCGGCGCGCGGGCCGCCGTGCGGACCACCGCCTCGACCGGCAGGCCCGCGAAATAACCCCGCAGCGTGATCAGCGGCTCCCCCCCGGCGGGGACTGGTCCGCGGGATGCGCGGGCATCGGCGCCTCGCCGGTCCTCGAGATCGCCGGACAGCCACAGCGGCCCGCCGTACCGGGGCAGGTGTTCCGGGTGCGCCAGAAACGCAAACACGTGCTCTCGCGAGGCGCGCAGCAGGCGGTGCGCCTCGACGACGATGACGAGCGGCGGGACGGGCGGAGCTATGCGCCGAGCTCCTTCCGGACGCGCTTGGTGCCCTCGACCATCGACGCGAGCTTCGCCGTCGTCTCGTCGATCGTGCGGGTCTTGAGCCCGCAGTCGGGCGACACCTGGATCTGCTTGGCCGGGATCACGTCGAGCGTCCGGCGGATGCCGTCGACGACCTCCTCCGGCGTCTCCGCACGATGGCTGTGCGCGTCGAGCACGCCGAGCCCGATGTCCTTGGTAAAGCGCGGCGAGCGGAACGTCTCGAGCAGCGCGAAGTCCTCGTTCTTGAGCGCGAGGTCGATCTGGTTGACGGCGAGGCGCAGCATCGCCGGATAGATCTTCGGCACGTCGCCGTAGCAGACGTGGGTGATCGTGTACGTTTTGAGGCCGCTCGTCACGACCTCCATCGCTTCCACGGCGAGGTCGAAGTCCTCGTCCGGGCGCGTGTGGATCGCCGGCTCGTCGATCTGGATGTAGCGTGCGCCTGCCCGCTCCAGGTCGACCGCCTCGTCGTGGATCGCCCGGGCCAGCTCCATCACGAGCTCCCGCCGCGACGGGTAGTACTCGTTGAACGACCACTCCGCGATCGTGTACGGCCCGGTCAGCATGCCCTTGACGGGCCGCGCCGTGAGCCCCTGCGAGAACTTGTACCAGTCCACCGTAAGCGGCCCGCGCCGGCCCACCGGCCGGACGACGACCGGCTTCGGGTAGTAGCGGTTGCCGTACGATCGCACGAGCCCGGCGATCTCGAAGCCGTCCATCTGGTCGGCGAAGAACGCGACCATGTCGCCGCGGTACATCTCGCCGTCGACCAGGATGTCGATGTCGAGCTCCTCCTGGCGGCGGATCCACTCCTCGGTGGCGCGGCGCTCGAGCGTGGCGAGCTCCGCCGCCGGCATCTGCTTGCGCGCGACCTTCCGGCGCGCCTCGAGGAGATACGGGGGCTTCGGGAAGCTCCCGACGGTCGTCGTCGGCAGGAGCGTCGCGACGGCCGTGGGCGCGGCGGACGGGGTCATGCGGCACCTCCGTTGGCGAGACGAACTCCGGATACCAGGGTCTCGAGCTTCTTCCTGGCGACGCGCCGCGGCAGAAACTCGAGCCCGGCGCTCGGTCCGACCTGCAGTGTCTCCGCGGGGGCGATCTCCGCGGCCTTGCGAGTCTGCGCGGCGATCTCCTCCGGCGACTCAAGCCGGGTGTTGCGGGCGTCGAGCAGCCCGGCCCCCAGAGCCTTCGTGAACCGCGCGCGGCGCAAAATCTCCCAGTTGCGCGGACCGGCGACCAAGTCGACGCCGATGATGTCGACCGGGAGGTCCAGGATCGCCGGATAGAGCCCGTCGAGATGGCCGAAGTAGGTGTAGAGGGCGCGGGTCGCCGTAATCCCATCCCACAGCGCGTTCGACGCCCGACGGAACAGCGGGAACCGGTCCCGCCGCGTCAGCAGCCCCGGCTCGTCGACCTGGATCACGGCCGCGCCCGCGGCGGCGAGCGCGCGCAGTTCCTGGTTGAGCGCCGACGCCAGCGCCATGACGAACTGGTCGAGGTTTCCGTAGAACTCGTCCTTGCTCAACACCGCGAGCGTGAACGGCCC
Coding sequences within:
- a CDS encoding methionine synthase yields the protein MTPSAAPTAVATLLPTTTVGSFPKPPYLLEARRKVARKQMPAAELATLERRATEEWIRRQEELDIDILVDGEMYRGDMVAFFADQMDGFEIAGLVRSYGNRYYPKPVVVRPVGRRGPLTVDWYKFSQGLTARPVKGMLTGPYTIAEWSFNEYYPSRRELVMELARAIHDEAVDLERAGARYIQIDEPAIHTRPDEDFDLAVEAMEVVTSGLKTYTITHVCYGDVPKIYPAMLRLAVNQIDLALKNEDFALLETFRSPRFTKDIGLGVLDAHSHRAETPEEVVDGIRRTLDVIPAKQIQVSPDCGLKTRTIDETTAKLASMVEGTKRVRKELGA
- a CDS encoding DUF169 domain-containing protein, whose protein sequence is MNGGAKTESTAGPTPAQVNTEIEQHVRPQTFPLAIRMLRAGEALPDKVRTPSEMGIKVAICQTFSIARRYGWALAVGRDDLSCPLAKTAFGFEPVLPYYAEGNLACGMYVGTPEAAVRTEAEVPKFTLGEYDRILVAPLGRATFEPAVGLMYGNSAQVMRLVAAALYRRGGRLRSSFSARLDCADAVIETMQSGEPQVILPCYGDRVFGQTEDHEMAFAFPWALAGELVEGLRGTQRGGVRYPIPAYLRYTGEFPEKYRRLEAMWQEEEERK
- a CDS encoding 2-oxoacid:acceptor oxidoreductase subunit alpha; the protein is MAKLVNDLSIRLAGEAGQGVESGGAGFAQALSHGGLWLHTYPEYMSRIRGGLNFFQIRVSERPLWSHHEGVQVLLAFSPEAITDYGEHVVQGGALVFDEGLKVDTAAAVRRGAQLFSLPLSKIAQELGGNKIMANTCGLGALAGIVEYPFEFIADVITRNFKRKGDAVVEGNLKVAREGYRIATERYAKSFDWKVSPLTDRSDRMLINGNQALAVGAIAAGCRFMSGYPMTPASSVLEFMAAHAKKYDIVIKQTEDEIAAICFAIGAGNVGARSMTATSGGGFALMAEALGLAGMAEVPVVIIEAQRPGPSTGMPTKTEQGDLLFALFASQGEFPRIVLAPGTQEECFDASVRAFNLAEKWQCPVIVMTEFYLTNTMRTLAPSEFPIEKVAIDRGELLTPAQLDKLAGPYLRYMDTPSGVSPRAFAGHPKAVQQACSDEHDEYGHFEDEDAANRLKMAGKRMRKFHNIAEDLKAPALYGPERAEITLMGWGATYGATREAVDLLNAKGRRANLLHFSDIWPFPEKKAAPLIEAARQLVAVEGNQTGQFAQLIRAMTGRKADKMILRWDGRPLSAEYILAQLEEAKVHA
- a CDS encoding Mrp/NBP35 family ATP-binding protein, with the protein product MATRSIAVTREQVLEALRDVMDPELHKSIVELDMVKDVQIRGGAVKVDALLTISGCPLRETITDSIRDKVRALPGVDSVDVQLGVMTQEQRQALIGRLRPGPQKQSPLLSPTSTTRILTIASGKGGVGKSTVTTNLAVALARRGRKVGIVDADVYGFSVPRMLGINGKPTIIDQMIIPLERFGVRVMSIGFMVDENEAVMWRGPMLHKAITTFLGEVYWGDVEDLLIDLPPGTGDVSLTIAQTLPRAEMLIVTTPQETATGVAYRAGRMAEKVNTPVVGVVENMSYFLPAPGAEPVYIFGRGGGERLAGLVHAPLLGQIPLDPAIREAGDRGQPVTAAAPDAASARVFYEIADALLKAE
- a CDS encoding methylcobamide--CoM methyltransferase: MGVHRVKTTVVGSYPKIPDPPAPGRWRSSVEKLQRGEITGEDLHKVEDDVTAEVLREQADAGVELLTDGQIRWEDGFTYFARGLHGFTVNGLQRYFDTNVYYRQPVATAEVSWRAPITVADYQFAASHSTRPVKPVVTGPFTLAVLSKDEFYGNLDQFVMALASALNQELRALAAAGAAVIQVDEPGLLTRRDRFPLFRRASNALWDGITATRALYTYFGHLDGLYPAILDLPVDIIGVDLVAGPRNWEILRRARFTKALGAGLLDARNTRLESPEEIAAQTRKAAEIAPAETLQVGPSAGLEFLPRRVARKKLETLVSGVRLANGGAA